In Xiphophorus couchianus chromosome 8, X_couchianus-1.0, whole genome shotgun sequence, the following proteins share a genomic window:
- the LOC114149658 gene encoding lys-63-specific deubiquitinase BRCC36, with amino-acid sequence MTSLQNHPGPDGGAEAQRAKTKSSNPEVRVRLGAVLFSSLLGVRNLCFLLKMAVSAVHLESDAFLVCMNHALSTEKEEVMGLCIGEVEASRIVHIHSVIILRRSDKRKDRVEISPEQLSAASTEAERLADSTGRPMRVVGWYHSHPHITVWPSHVDVRTQAMYQMLDQCFVGLIFSCFIEDKNTRTGRVLYTCFQSAQAQKGSEYERVEIPVHVVPREAIGKACLESAVELPRILCQEEQDTYRRIHGLSHLDPVTKIHNGSVFTKNLCSQMSAVSGPLLQWLEDRLQQNRQSIAELQREKERLQRELGAL; translated from the coding sequence ATGACGTCACTGCAGAACCATCCCGGACCAGATGGGGGCGCTGAAGCACAGCGAGCTAAAACGAAGTCGAGCAACCCGGAAGTGAGAGTGCGTCTTggtgctgttttgttttcttctcttcttggCGTCAGAaacttgtgttttctgttgaaaaTGGCCGTCAGCGCGGTTCACCTGGAGTCTGACGCCTTCCTGGTGTGCATGAACCACGCGCTGAGCACCGAGAAGGAGGAGGTGATGGGTTTATGCATCGGGGAGGTGGAGGCGTCCCGGATCGTCCACATCCACTCGGTGATCATCCTCCGCCGCTCCGACAAGCGGAAGGACCGGGTGGAGATTTCCCCGGAGCAGCTGTCCGCCGCCTCCACCGAGGCGGAGCGGCTGGCGGACTCCACCGGCAGACCGATGCGGGTGGTGGGCTGGTACCACTCCCACCCGCACATCACGGTGTGGCCGTCCCACGTCGACGTGCGGACCCAGGCGATGTACCAGATGCTGGACCAGTGCTTCGTGGGGCTCATCTTCTCCTGCTTCATCGAGGACAAGAACACCAGGACGGGCCGCGTCCTCTACACCTGCTTCCAGTCCGCGCAGGCGCAGAAGGGCTCTGAGTACGAGCGAGTGGAGATTCCCGTGCACGTGGTGCCGCGAGAGGCGATCGGGAAGGCGTGCCTGGAGTCCGCCGTGGAGCTGCCGCGGATCCTGTGCCAGGAGGAGCAGGACACGTACCGCCGGATCCACGGGCTGTCCCACCTGGACCCGGTCACCAAGATCCACAACGGCTCGGTGTTCACCAAGAACCTGTGCAGCCAGATGTCCGCCGTCAGCGGGCCGCTGCTGCAGTGGCTGGAGGACCGGCTGCAGCAGAACCGCCAGAGCATCGCGGAGCTCCAGCGGGAGAAGGAGCGGCTGCAGCGGGAGCTGGGTGCGCTGTGA
- the LOC114149627 gene encoding NLR family CARD domain-containing protein 3-like, with protein MDQCEDREEGVPPSKTTLCGEDEPQSKGQRIHQRLKPEPEPEPSCVSFKSDMSKDDFIDFKSPGSPPSERVDQQSSEVPSGPSVQQYQTQLDSIFMMLEENIVTYVKKELKKIQKVLSPDYPERSESQRDDEVLEGDDEEQRRSSREAVMKITVNFLRRMKQEKMADRLQISHFGAACQHQLKSVLKKKFQSVFEGISKAGSPTLLNQIYTELYITEGGTGEVNDEHEVRQIETASRKPDRLETTVRQEDIFKVPLEKDQPIRTMMTKGVAGIGKTVLTQKFTLDWAEDKAHQNIQFIFPFTFRELNVLKEKKFSLVELVHHFFSETKEICSFEHFQVLFIFDGLDESRLPLDFHNKEILTDATESTSVDVLLTNLIRGKLLPSALLWITTRPAAASQIPPQCVGMVTEVRGFNDPQKEEYFRKRFRDEEQATRIISHIKTSRSLHIMCHIPVFCWITATVLEDVLETREGGELPSTLTEMYIHFLVVQTKVKKVKYDGGTETDPHWSPESRKMIESLGKLAFDQLQKGNLIFYESDLTKCDIDIRAASVYSGVFTQIFKEERGLYQDKVFCFIHLSAQEFLAALHVHLKFINSGVNLMKETQTSENLLSLRDSKQKSLHQRAVDQALQSPNGHLDLFLRFLLGLSLQTNQRLIQGLLTGTGSSSETNHETVQYIKKKISENVSAEKSINLFHCLNELNDRSLVEEIQQSLSSGSLSTDKLSPAQWSALGFILVSSGKDLDVFDLKKYSASEEVLLRLLPVVKASNKALLSDCYLSERSCEALSSVLSSQSSSLSELDLSNNNLQDSGVKLLSAGLKSPNCNLETLSLSGCLVSEEGCASLASALTSNPSHLKELDLSYNHPGDSGVKLLSAGLKDPHWRLEALRLSGCNLSERSCEALSSVLSSQSSSLRELDLSNNNLQDSGVKLLSAGLKRPNCNLETLR; from the exons atggatcagtgtgaggacagagaggagggagtccCTCCCTCTAAAACCACTCTGTGTGGGGAAGATGAGCCccagagcaaaggtcagag gatccatcagagactcaaaccagaaccagaaccagaacccagctgTGTGTCCTTTAAGAGTGACATGTCAAAGGATGATTtcattgactttaaatctcctggatctccaccatcagagag AGTGGACCAGCAGAGCTCAGAGGTTCCCAGTGGTCCGTCTGTCCAGCAGTATcaaacacagctggactccATATTTATG ATGCTGGAGGAAAACATTGTCACTTATGTCAAGAAAGAACTGAAGAAGATCCAGAAAGTTCTGAGTCCAGATTACCCAGAACGTTCAGAGAGTCAGAGAGATGATGAGGTGTTGGAAGGTGATGatgaagagcagaggaggagcagcagagaggcagtGATGAAGATCACAGTGAACTTCTTGAGGAGGATGAAGCAGGAAAAGATGGCGGACCGTCTGCAGATCA GTCATTTTGGTGCAGCTTGTCAACATCAACTTAAATCTGTTCTGAAGAAGAAGTTCCAGTCTGTGTTTGAGGGGATTTCTAAAGCAGGAAGTCCAACCCTTCTGAACCAGATCTACACAGAGCTCTACATCACAGAGGGAGGGACTGGAGAGGTTAATGATGAACATGAGGTCAGACAGATTGAAACAGCATCCAGGAAACCAGACAGATTAGAAACAACAGTCAGACAAGAAGACATCTTTAAAGTCCCACTTGAAAaagatcaaccaatcagaacaatGATGACAAAAGGAGTAGCTGGCATTGGGAAAACAGTCTTAACACAGAAGTTCACTCTGGACTGGGCTGAAGACAAAGCCCACCAGAACATCCAGTTCATATTTCCATTCACGTTCAGAGAGCTGAAtgtgctgaaagagaaaaagttcagcttGGTGGAACTTGTTCATCATTTCTTTAgtgaaaccaaagaaatctgcagctttgaacacttccaggttctgttcatctttgatggTCTGGATGAGAGTCGACTTCCTCTGGACTTCCACAACAAGGAGATCCTGACTGATGCTACAGAGTCCACCTCAGTGGACGTTCTGCTGACAAACCTCATCAGGGGGaaactgcttccctctgctctcctctggataaccacacgacctgcagcagccagtCAGATCCCTCCTCAGTGTGTTGGCATGGtgacagaggtcagagggttCAATGACCCACAGAAAGAGGAGTACTTCAGGAAGAGATTCAGAGATGAGGAGCAGGCCACCAGAATCATCTCCCACATAAAGACATCACGAAGCCTCCACATCATGTGCCACATCCCAGTTTTCTGCTGGATCACAGCTACAGTTCTGGAGGATGTGTTGGAGaccagagagggaggagagctgCCCAGCACCCTGACTGAGATGTACATCCACTTCCTGGTGGTTCAGACCAAAGTGAAGAAGGTCAAGTATGATGGAGGAACTGAAACAGATCCACACTGGAGTCcagagagcaggaagatgattgagtctctgggaaaactggcttttgatcagctgcagaaaggaaacctgATCTTCTATGAATCAGACCTGACAAAGTGTGACATCGATATCAGAGCAGCCTCAGTGTACTCAGGAGTGTTCACACAGATCTTTAAAGAGGAGAGAGGGCTGTACCAGGACAAGGTGTTCTGCTTCATCCATCTGAGTGCtcaggagtttctggctgctcttCATGTTCATCTGAAATTCATCAACTCTGGAGTCAACCTgatgaaagaaacacaaacatctgagAACCTTTTATCATTAAGAGACTCTAAACAAAAATCTCTCCATCAGAGAGCTGTTGACCAGGCCTTACAGAGTCCAAATGGACACCTGGATTTGTTCCTGCGCTTCCTGCTGGGACTTTCACTACAGACCAATCAGAGACTCATACAAGGTCTGCTGACAGGGACAGGAAGTAGCTCAGAGACCAATCACGAAACAGTTCAGTACATCAAGAAGAAGATCAGTGAGAAtgtgtctgcagagaaaagcatcaatctgttccactgtctgaatgaactgaatgaTCGTTCTCTAGTGGAGGAAATCCAACAGTCTCTGAGTTCAGGAAGTCTCTCCACAGATAAACTGTCTCCTGCTCAGTGGTCAGCTCTGGGTTTCATCTTAGTGTCATCAGGAAAAGATCTGGATGTGTTTGACCTGAAGAAATACTCTGCTTCAGAGGAGGTTCTTCTGAGGCTGCTACCAGTGGTTAAAGCCTCCAACAAAGCTCT ACTGAGTGACTGTTacctctcagagagaagctgtgaagctctgtcctcagttctcagctcccagtcctccagtctcagtgaactggacctgagtaacaacaacctgcaggattcaggagtgaagcttctctctgctggactgaagagtCCAAACTGCAACCTGGAAACTCTCAG cttatcaggctgtttggtctcagaggaaggctgtgcttctctggcctcagctctgacctccaacccctcccatctgaaagagttggacctgagctacaatcatccaggagactcaggagtgaagctgctgtcggctggactgaaggatccacactggagactggaagctctcag actgagtggctgtaacctctcagagagaagctgtgaagctctgtcctcagttctcagctcccagtcctccagtctcagagaactggacctgagtaacaacaacctgcaggattcaggagtgaagcttctctctgctggactgaagagACCAAACTGCAACCTGGAAACTCTCAGGTAA